AGAAAGCTTCAGATGAGCAAGGAAATGGCGAGAGACATTCAGGGAAAGAGCAGGCTGGAGACAGTGTCATCCTGTACATTCATAGGACAGCGGGAGTAGAGTAGGGTAGAGAGAAGTTGGGGCAGTTAAAGTCAAGTGCATGGCATTCAAACTGATCCTTCCCATCCCATCCACAAGGCAGACTTGGCAAGTCAATCACAGAGCCTTTCCTCCAAACTTTTCTGAGTTTTAAGATACATtttagtggggctggagagatgactcactggtttaggagcactggctgctcttccagaggtcctgagttcaattcccagcaaccacatggagctcacaaccatcttctgGCATAGGAGGGCATCATGccgatagagcactcatatacattataaataagtctatttttttaaagatacattttagtTATATtggtcatttttgttgtttttttgagacagggtttctttgtgtagcactggccatcctggatctcactctgtagatcaggttggcctcaaactcacagagacccacctgcctctgcctcctgggtgctgggattaaaggcatgggctgccactgcctgaccacttttttatttatttatttatttatctatctatctatctatctatctatctatctatctatctatttatttatgaacACTGAAGCTAGagggaactctctctctctctcttcgactCCCTTCATTCCTCCCCCAGAAGAAACGCTACTGTGAACCCAATGGGTGCCGTCTAGACCTTGCCTGTACCTACAAATACTCCAGTGCACCCCAATAGAGCATTATTTCAGACCACAGCATTCTTTTCCACCAAGCCCAGACTCAGCCTCAGGACCCTTCTCAACACAACACTGGACGCACTCACACCCTACGGTCAGGGAGACAGGTCCCTGCTCTCCTGATGTTCGTGAGTGGAATTTCTCTATAAACTAGCAGGTTCACCTGACTTTTGCTGGTAAAAAGTTCCGGCTCTGAAAACGTGCCCAGTGACAGGGCAGTACTCAAGGGACCCTTGCTGCCTGGACAAAACCATTATCCCAGATCAGGAGGAGGCGTTAAGTTGTGAAGTGAGGAGGCCCAGTCATGGGTGAGGAGGGAAAGGTGGCTCTCAATGTATTCAAAACAAACCTTTATGCTCATGTGTAGCCTGAAGGACTTCTGTGCCTATCTTGGTCTGTCTCAACCTTGGGTCCCATAAGGGATATGGGGCGGTTCCAGCGTCCCGACTAGAAGGGCTCCAGAGCATGCTCTCGTCGCACAGCCCTTAGGAACTGCGGTGGGCTCCAACCCGGGTCTCCTTGTCAGCTGACCTAtttgctctgtcttcctctctagCCCCTGCTCAGGTTGCCCCCTTGTCGTCTTCAGAAGCAGCGACCACTGAGGTAGCACCTACCTGTGACCAAGCAGACATGGCCACCACGCACCTGGGGGCAGGGCCCCCATGCCCTCCAAAGCAGAAGTCCTGGCTAGCACGGCATTTCCCCCTGCTGCTGAGGAGAGACCGACAGGCCCAGAAGGCTGGGCAGCTTTTCTCCGGGCTCCTGGCCCTCAATGTGGTATTTCTGGGTGGGGCATTCATCTGTAGCATGATCTTCAACAGCGTGGCTGTCACGCTGGGTGATGTGTGGATCCTGCTGGCCGCACTGAAGGTCCTCTCTCTGTTTTGGCTCCTCTACTACATGGTGGGCACCACACGGAAGCCCCACGCGGTGCTGTACCGTGACCCTCACGCAGGACCCATCTGGGTGAGGGGTGAGTGCTCGGGGCTAGGAGGATGGAAAGGGCCGGGGAGGGAGAACCTGTCCAGGGGCGGGTGCCCACCTGCCCATCCTCTCCTGGCCAGGCTCCCTGGTGCTCTTCGGTAGCTGTACCATCTGCCTGAATGTATTTCGTATGGGCTATGATGTGAGCCACATTCACTGCAAGTCAGAAGTGGAACTCATCTTTCCAGTCATTGAGATCATCTTCATGAGTGTCCAGGTGATGGGTCTCTCGCACCCCCATACCTATGGGGAAACACATACCACCCAACCTATACTAAAACCAGCCACATAGCTAATGTGTCCGTGCCCCACAGTGTAGACACACACCAATCATAGCCCACCTCCATGTATCCACACCCACACAAAGCTCTTGTACACATGTGCGCCTCCACACATACCTGTCTCCCAGATGTAACCTATAAACACATTTGCCTATATGTGCCTgcatattcttttgttgttgttggttttttgtttgttcgtttgtttgttttcccccctgagatttttttttttttttttttttttggagacagggtttctctgtgtagctttgcgcctttccaggctggcctcgaactcacagagatccgcctgcctctgcctcccgagtgctgggattaaaggtgtgtgccaccactgcccggctttcgacacagggtttctctgtgtagttttggtacctgttctggctctcacactgtagaccaggctggcctcgaactcattgagATACTCCTGGCTGTGcatcctgagcgctgggattaaaggcgtgcatcaccaccgcccaccGCCTGCATATTCTTAAACCCAGCTCCCAGACAGCCCTCCCCGCCTCTCCGTCTTGTGGAGCCTCTGCTGTGCTATATTTacacctcccttccttccctccccaagcaggtttctccccctccccaagcAGTGGCCACTGAGCCCCTTTTCACAGCTGAGCAAGCTGCAGCAGAGGGGTGTTCACCCCTGGCCCATCACCACACAGAAAAAAGACACGGCAGAGCCAGGATTCCAACCAGGTTTCCCATGGGGTCctccactgcacacacacacacacacacacacacacacacacacacacacatacacacacacacaactgaggtGCTCACActatacaccaccacaccactaGCACCTGGGCTCAAGACCCTCTCTCTTTCAGACATGGGTGCTCTGGAGACACTGCAAAGATTGTGTTCAGGTGCAGACCAACTTCACCAGGTAAGATGTCCCCCCAGCTGGAGTCTCCTGGGGCTCTCTGTTTCCACCACCCTCCAGTTTCCCCAGACAGGAGGAGCCTGAAGTTGTGGGTTAGCATGGTATACATCCCAAGTGACCCCTAAGGGTTCCTAAAATCCTACCACCACTTGAGATCTGCTTCTGAGTCTGTGTGTTCACCCCAACAGCAGTGAATGGTGAGGTTGGGGCCCTGGGAGCTATTCAGGCTGTGtaagctgtgtgtgtgagcagagTGTGGTCCTCCCTCCAGGTGCGGCCTCATGCTGACCCTGGCCACAAACCTGCTGCTGTGGATTTTGGCTGTGACCAATGACTCCATGCACCAAGAGATTGAGGCTGAGCTTGACGCCCTCATGGAAAAGTTCTCAGGTACAGAGGGGACCagaacctcccactcccccatcacatttacatgtgcacacacacacacacacacacacacacacacacacacacacactggggaggTACACACAGTTTGAAGTTGGGAGCACACTCAAGGGCAGGTCACTGTTAAACTAAAAAGTGTGGGccgtagagatggctcagtctaaAAGTGTTGTCACAGAAGcacagagacctgagtttggtccctaggaGCTCATATTTAAAAAGCGAggcaaagccgggcggtggtggcgcacacctttaatccccacagtgcttgggaagcagaggcaggcagttctgtgagttcaaggacagcctggtctacatagtgagttccaagccagctagggctacacagtgagatcctatctttaaaaaaaaaaaaaaaggccatgcaTGGCTTGACATATcaatcactggccagccagactaatTGATGAACTGTTGgttaatgagactgtctcaaaaaaaaacaaagcagattctggtctccatgtgcacacacacacacacacacacacacacacacacacacagttcactgTGTCAACGGTCCCCTTCGAGCTCCATCAGGGACTGGTACCTGCACCCTACTCCCTGTAGCCATGTGGCCATCAGCAAGCCAGCCACTAATCCTGGCTGAGTTGGTCACTGAGAAGTCTTTCAGGCATGCACCCACCCATGATATTTGTATTTTACTTGTAAGAGACTAAAAAGCCTTTGGGGCTGAAAGGAACACTGTCCTAATGTAATCTTAATATCTAAACATaccaggagggagaggagactTGTGGGTAGACAGCTCTCCCTAGATCATCCATCTGGCCAATCCTGAGCCTGTATAGTACGCCCTTTGAAGCAACATTCCATAAATCCACAGGGGAGCTTGCAGTCTGTGGGATTCAGCCACACCTATGTGTCTGCCCCACCCACGGGTGGCATCATGACCTGTGTGTACCAGCTCTCATGCATTCACACACCCAGCGCATGAATCATGGCACGTCTGTATGTGTGGCCATCCTTATATTCTGTTTGCACTTTGCACAAAAAGTGCAAAGAGGGAGCTCTGGTCAAGTGACATCAtggatgtgtgtttgtatgtctgcGGCTAGGGGTTGGAACAGAGCCTCGTTCATGCTGGGAAAGCACTCTACCGCTGAGCCACACCCACCGCTTCAGTTTATTATTATTGGACaacactgagctccaggttcaatgagagaccctgtctcataacaTTAGGTGGAGAAGCAATTAAGGAAGACAAATCACACCAGGCCTacttgagatccttctgccttggtctcccaaactctgggattacaggtgtgtgtcactacacctGGCATTTTGTTtaggattctttttgttttggtttggtttgggttttggttttcaagacagggtttttctgtgaaacagtcctgcctgtcctggaactcactctatagaccaggctggcctcaaactcacagagatccacctgcctctgcctcccaagtgcaccaccactgcccagctaagattctattttttctaataatttattttattcttaattacatatttttgtgtgtggctctgtgtgtgtgtgtgtgtgtgtgtgtgtgtgtgtgtgtgtgtgtgaaagagagagggggagactgcACATAAGTGTGGGTGtctgcagaggcagggaggcaTCAGATTCCTAGGAACTGGAATCTGTGGCTGTGagcatctgatgtgggtgctgagacccaaacctgggtcctctgcagcaacagtccactgagtcatctctccagcctctggtaaagattcttttttaaaatgaccttGAGGTTTTTCAGTTACTTCCCAGTGGTAGCATTTAGCTGCTTCCCACTCCCCTGCTTTTCCTAGAAGTGGATGTACATACAGCCCAAAGTCTGACTTGGATTCAGCTCAAGCATTCTGGCACCCAGTGAATGACACCATGCACTCATCCAGAAGCGCTGACTTCTAATTACCCCAGTATGTCCTGCTGAGGCTGGTCACTGCATTCAGGTGTGGCAGCCCAATTTCTTATTGCAAAAGATGGGTTTGTTCTGCCAACCAAGCAATATGTGGAGGTGATGCTTGGGCAGGTCTGactgaaatgttttataaaagttTGGCACCTAGAGTCTTGAATCCCTTTGTAAAAGAGTAATCATTTCATGATTTCCAATCTCGAAtgtttccacatctgtaaaacAAACATCTGGCTGGGTCCTGTCCAGATCCAGTATGCTCCAGAAAGTGGGTGAGAGTGATCGTGCCACTTAGGTTTCTCAGTGCAGGGCCTGCCTGAGAAGCTGTAtcttcctgccctgcctcctctcAGGTAACGAGACCAACACTTGTATGTGCCTCAATGCCACGGTGTGCGAGGTCTTCCAGAAGGGCTACCTGATGCTCTACCCTTTCAGCACCGAGTACTGCCTCATCTGCTGCGCGGTGCTCTTCGTGATGTGGAAGAACGTGGGCCGCCGCCTGGCAGCCCACTCGGGTGCCCATCCCAACAGACCACCCTTCCGCCTGCACGGGGCCATCTTTGGTCCACTGCTGGGCCTGTTGGCACTTGTGGCTGGTGTGTGCGTCTTTGTGCTCTTCCAGATCGAGGCGAGCGGCCCTGACATCGCCCGCCAGTACTTTACCCTCTACTATGCATTCTATGTGGTTGTGCTGCCCGCCATGAGCCTGGCGTGCCTGGCAGGCACAATCATGCACCGGCTGGAGGAGCGAGAACTGGACACACTCAAGAACCCCACCCGCAGCCTGGATGTGGTGCTGTTGATGGGCGCTGCCCTGGGCCAGATGGGCATCGCTTACTTCTCCCTCGTGGCTATTGTGGCCACCCAGCCACACGAACTGCTCAACCAGCTCATCCTGGCCTACTCATTGCTGCTTATCCTGCAGCATATCACCCAGAACCTCTTCATCATCGAGGGCCTGCACCGCCGCCCCCTCTGGGAGCCTGTGCTCCCCGATGTGATGGGGAAGCAGGATGCTGAGCTGCCCCGCAGAGGTTCCCTGCGGGACCTGGGCCAAGACCTACGGAGAGCCTCGAGGGCTTACATCCACTCTTACAGCCACCTCAACTGGAAACGAAGGATGCTCAAGGAGATTTcgctcttcctcatcctctgcaATATCACGGTGAGTATCTGAGCGGAAACTCGTGGGGCACGGGGGTGGTGGATGGACCCAGAGTCCCTTACTTAGGGAGTCACTCATCTCCAGCGATCTTGATGCTGCTTGAGAGTCAGGAATATCTCCAGCAGCTCCCTGCAAGCTGCCTGGCATGAGTTAATGTGCTCAGCATGTAGCAAAGCCCTCTATACAAATGTGTGTGATTCTGAACCCCAGAAGCTTTCAGCCTTGATGGAGAAGGAGCCTGTtagaaaatgaccactgaactcATCATCCATTGAATTTGGCCAAAAGAGCAGCCCAGaactatttattttctattaatccCTAGAAGAATTGGAGGTCGGCATTGATCTCTTAGCTTCTGGTGGCTGCTAAGTCGCAGGCCCAAAGGTCCATGCACTATCTCCACATCTCCTGAATCATCACAGTACCTCCAAATGACAGGCAATGTTactgtacaccaccaccaccccttagACAAATTGAAGCATATGTTGTCTGCTCAGACCCAGCTCTCACAGCCTGTAAGTGGCAGATATGGGACAACTCAGGGTTGTTTAGCTCCAAACCTCTAAAAGCACTGAAAACACAACCCAGATGTGCAACAGCTGGTCTATACAGAGAAGAAGTGATAAATTGGCTTTGAACTGCATCAGGAATTCAGAGTCGGAAGCCTGTGTCCCAAGAGCCAAGGCTTGTTTCTGGAAGGTGGATAAGGTTGATCTGGGCTTTGGCAAATGTGTAGAATTCTCACAGGAGAGCGGGGGCCAGGGGGGCATGCAGGTGGCTGCAACTATCAGAAATAGTAAAGCCTCAGCTCGGGGCTTAGGGCACAAACCGTCCAACTTGGCAGCATAGATAGCTGGCTGGGAGGTCCTGCCAAATGTCATGTATAAGGCAGCCCTCTGGGGTTCAGCCTGGCCTCAGGCAAGCCCAAGGTGGCCCAGACTTTCTGTGTCGGAGTGAGAAGGACACCAGGGCTGGGGACCTTGCTCTGAAAGCCCCAGGATGGTGGAATATGAGCAGGCTGGTTCTAGGTCAGCCTCCCATGAGCCAAGCATCTTAAGATTTGGGAGAGCCCCCTTCCTCACCCGgcagcctcctctctctccccagctgtGGATGATGCCTGCGTTTGGCATACACCCTGAGTTTGAGAACGGACTGGAAAAGGATTTTTACGGCTACAGGACCTGGTTCACCATTGTCAACTTTGGCCTGCCTCTGGGGGTCTTCTACCGAATGCACTCTGTTGGGGGACTGGTGGAAGTCTACCTAGGGGCCTGAGGGCCCAACGAAATCAACCACAGCAGAACCCCCAAAGTGCCAAGACAGTAAAAGGAGGCGTGGCCTACCTGGGCAGACACATCATCACATCACAGAGGTGCAGAAACCTGCCTGAGGTTCCCAAAGTGACCTTTCTTCAACCTGACTGAGAGGGAGGGTACTGCCTGGAGCTCAAAACCAAGGTCAGGCCTTGGAAGTGGAGCCTGAGCAGAGCCTCTTCGAAACAGTCCATGTAATTAAGGATGTACCCAGGTGACCGGCAAAGGCTACTATCTGTGAGGGTCAGTATGAAATCATGGAGTCTGGGGGCTGGGGCGGGGGCACTGATTCATCCTGTGGACGGGGCTGCTGGACATCCTGGAGGCTCAGGACTCCTGCTGGGAGCTCAGAACCCAGCACTCAAAGCTTGGCAGGCagccctgcccctctccccaaaCACCCTGGCTCCTAATGAGCTCATTAATTAGCTGCCAGGCAGGGCTCAACAGCTCTCTCCTGCTTCCATAAACCCTGTTTGTTCGATCGATTCCATTCCGTCTCTGTGGCATTTGTTCCTGGGGACAGAACTGCCACTCCAGGTGTGGTGAGAAGAATGGTCCTCTCAAGCAAGACAGTCCTGTTCCTCAGCCAGGAGTGGTCTACACCAGATATTCTCTGTCTGATCCatggacagaagcaggaagagatgagTCTAGGCTTGTATGGCCCTGACCTCCACCCTTTGCCAGCTCTTGGAACAGAGCCTCAGGGACATTATTGCAACTGGCTCACTATGGGTGGTCACTGcggcctctgcctgcccagtgcccAGGCCTGCCTGGTCCTCGGAGCCCCTGGGTGGGGCAGGAAGGTGAGCAAGCAGGTAACACCAGCGCTCGCTCCATCCATCTCTCTGAGCCCAGAACAAATATGTGCAGGGCGAGGCCCAAAGAGTGTGACCCTGGCCCTGCAACCAAGGCTCTGCCCTTCCCCGAATCCCCCTGCTCCCAGGAAGCCACACACTGTCAAACCAGGCCCCCTCAACACTGGTCCTGGCTACCTGAGGCCAGGCAAAGAACTTAGCCAGGCCTTGGCCTCTCCTGTGTGGGCTTTACTCTGAGTAACCATGACCAAACACTGGGTGACAGAGCCCAATCCTGCAGTCCCATACACACCCCCATCAAATGACAGATGACAGTTCACTCATAGGGCAAGAGCCCTCAGGGAGTGAACGCTGGGGTGTAGAGTCCCCAACTGCCCTGACGATAAGAGCCCCAGCCAGGCACCCCCCACCCCGACTCCAGGCACAGAGGCAGAGCACAGAGAGACATTTTATTGTGTAAAGTGGCCGATTGTACAGAGCAAAGATTGTACTGacaggtgggggcaggggagaccTAGAGGCCGGAGCTGGGGATGGTAGAATGTGGTACCCCACCACCCGGGCAGTGGATAGGGCAGGGGCACTGACATCCTTCGGGCCCCAGCAGTCAGGCAATACCCACCGGCCCGAAGACGGTAACAGTGGACCCTCCAAACCCCACTCCAGGTCCCTAAAGCCCACTTGCCAGTCCTGCTTCGTAAGCTGCCAGCCCCCAGCCTCCTTGGCCAGCGGCTCAGCCATTCTTTCCCCAAGGGCCCTGGCAGGGAAAGGGCCTAGAACAGTAGTCTCAGGCTAGGTAGCCAGGACTTCCTTCATCATGACCAGGTGCCCCAAGGGACAGCACATGGCTCCTTTTTGGGAAAACCTAATTAGGGCACTGTGACCTGGCAGCCTCCAGGAGCAGCCGCTGGCACAAGGGCAGGTCTTGAAGGAGGAGCCGGCGTGGGCAAGGGCTCTGGTGGGGCTTGCATCTCTGGAGACAAAAGGCTCCTAGGAGAACAGTCTAGAGGGCAGaggggcacttttttttttttttctttctccctgtcatCTCCAGTCACAATGGGCTCCTGAGACCTGCCATCCAGGACCAACCACTGTACTCGCCCTGATAATGGTCCTTTAAAGCTCGGAACAATGGGTTGGGAAGCCTGGGGTCTAGGACCAGCCCTCCTGGCCCTATTCCCTCGGGTCTCCATCCTCACACCCGCTGGATCTCGAACAGCTTCACATCTGTGTCATACCAGACGGGTGGGTCCACATTCCTATAGAGGGAGCGGGCTGTCACCTTCTAGAAGGGGGTACCTCAGAGCAAAAGAGCTAGGTAGCTACAAGACTCCCCGCCCATCCCAATGCCCCCACTCTGGGTGAAGAGTGCCCACCTTCAACCAGATTGGTTGGACATTAGTCCCACTATGGGTGGGAGAAAACCCAGAGCTAAATCCCTGGTGGGCATTCCTCAGGTAGACATCCATATCCACCCCAGGATGTAACTTCCCTACCCCTCACGGGGCCCACCTCAAATAGATGACACCCCACATGTAGGTGCGGAACCACATGGCAGTGCCTGAGTTCGCCTGGTACTTCCGGATAAGGATGGGGTGGGGTACAGGCAAAAGTCCCACTAAGGTACCGTGCTGCAGGAACCTCAGAATCTCAGATTCGTCCGTCAGGCCCCTAGAGAAAAAGGTGGGGCCTCCAGCGTGTTTGTGGAGACTGCACACAGGACCCTGAGGCGTGTGCTCCCCATCACATCCACCCCAAGCCTGGGCCGGCCCCTCTCCAGGACCACCTCCCCACCCAGCTTCTGGACTCACTTGTCAATACAGATCTTCTCCACCTGGGGGACCAACACCTGCAGCAGGCGCATGATGGTCTGCAGAGGCAGCTTGGACTTCCAGGACAAGATCTGCGAGAGCCACACCCAGAGCTAAGGGACAAGCTTGACCTTGCCCCAGAGCCACAGGCTCCCCAGGACGGGAAGTGTGACACTTCCAACAGCATGCATGGCCTGCATCAAGCAGGGCCTGTGAAGGGGAACTGTCGCTAATGGGAAGAGCCCAGGCCATGCTGAGCAGTGCCACAGGCCAGCTGCTGTGCCTCGTGCCTTCCGGAAGACTGTCCCCTTTAATCCTCACAATGGCTGGATGGCACGATCATAAGGATGTTTATTATCCCCATCCAGAGCAATCAGTGGGGCTCACAGGAAACACACAGGGAGTGGAAGCGATTTGGGGAGGAATAAGCAAGGGTGATTGACAAAGGAATCAGTCCTGGGCAACTGCGGAAAGGTCAGGCAGGAGACGAGGTCACGCAACTGGAAGGACTGTCCCTCAGCCTGGCACCTAGGCCAAAGGCCTTTGGTCTTCTTACCCTAGTGCTGGGCTGGAACTCTGACAGGCAGGACCCTGTTCCGTGCCACCCACCCAAACCCCCGTTTCCAGATCCTCCAGCGGTATCCCTCACCCAATCTGATGTTGGGCTCCACTGGCCACTGGCCGATGTGCTGGACAATCGCCGCTGATCTCTCCATGTTTGGCTGGGCTCCTGGTTCCCAGGAAGGAATGGATGTGACCAGGGGAGGAATGAGGACAGGGTGCAGTCACAGAGCAACTACATGTCTCCTCTGACCCCACTCCAGGGAGGTTGGCCGCACCAGAGAGGTGGGTCCAGTCCTGTACCCTTTGCCCTGGACCcagggcccagcccagcccagcccagctcagtGACAGGTTTAGGACCAGGGGCTGACGGAGAAGGCAGGGAAAGGCTGGCCCCAGATAAGGCTGATGGATGAGGAGCCCGAAGGTCACAGGGCTTTGCTGTGATCAGTAAACAAGAGAGAGGTCTAGAGATGGCCTCCTCCCCCAGTACAGCAGTGACAGCCCTGATTCCCTTGTTCTAATACTGCAACCGCAGAGTGTCCTGGCCTTGCCCGCTCCTGCACTTCGGGGTTCAAGAAGAAAGGCAACAAAGTGATGCTCAACACCATCCTCCAGGGTCCCCAGTACCTACCCCCTCAGACGGGCTGCCTTCTGCAGAGCTTGGCTGGGATTCAGGCTCTAGGGATCTCAAGGTTCCATCCTCTGAAACCTGGGATTTCTCTGTCAGCTTGTCAATGCCTGGGTGGGACACAGCGGGGAGAGGGGACATGCCACAGTGCCCCCTTGTGGCCGCAGAGGTTATGTGCTACCCATTCACGGCAGAGGTGCTGTGTCTGCCCTTCCCTCCTAGAGCTTTCCGCTGTGGTCCCTGTCTATGTCCCTTCCCTGACCCCCATCAAGCTACCTTCCTAGGCCCACCCAATACTTCCACCTCCACATGCTGTGGGATTCCATTTCCTCAGTTTCCTAGACAGGAAGGACACCCCTGAGATCACATCCACTCCCTAACAGTGCCATCTCCAACCAAGACCCACACTCTCCTAGCCTGAAAGCATCCAGACCTGGGGTGGccaccaggctggtcttaagAGTGCCTGGTTCTGCAGGGGCGGCGGGGCGGGACCCCTCCATGGAAGCACCCTCCTGAGAGCCAGTGCGGGACAGGGGCTCCGGTGTCCTCCGCCGCCGCTGAAGGGCCTTGTGGATGGAGGGTGGGTCAGTGGGCAGGTTGGCCAGCTGGTGGAAGACTCCACGCTTTCGGATGATGGCGTAGACCAGGTTGGAATTGCCTGCGGGAGGAACAAGTCCATCCTCACTTTGCTTCGCACCCTGCATCTGGGATGGCTTCCAGGACTAGAGGGCGGTTTGTGAGACAGGAAGAGTTCTTCCCCAGGGATAAGGACTGGTACAGGGTGTACAGAGCAGGACAGGCCCATGTGTCCAGTCAGTGGCCACAGTAGATATGGGAGGTACCAAAAAGTTAGGCTTGTGGAGGTGTCTGGTGTTAGGCTGTGGGGGATACCAAGAAGTTAGGTTGTTGGGGTGCCCAGATGTTAGGCTCTAGGGAAACAGCTGTGCCCTGAGCTCCCTTGGTATCCTTCTTCTGGTATCTTGAAATCCTCTTGGAGCCCAGTACTAAGGGGGTTCATCTGGCATGGTGGGATATCCGAGCCCTATTCTTCCTACACCGACCCAACGTTAACTATGTAGCCCTCTCAGTAACAGACAGAGGAGTCCGGGAGGACACTGTTGCATGCGCCTGTCCTTCATCGTCCACCTGCGAGTTCCCACAGCTATCGAGAAGATGCAAAGGCTTCCCAGAGCCCTCAGTGCCCCCATCTACCTCTCTAGTCCTGGGGTGCACCATGCTGCTTTTAGCTTAACCTCCACCCCAGGGACCTTCTCACATTTCCCTTCCCATGCAATGTTTCTCTGCCTGCCTTACTCTCATTCATCACTCTTACAGACCtctaaattttacttattttggaaATAGTAATAATTGCTCATATTTGGGTTGCTAGAGGCTGTGCCGAGTGCTTTTTCTGTGAATTACTAACCCCCCAAAATCTCTAAGAGAGGGCCTTTTtcgtggtttgttttttgttttgttttgttttttgagacagggtttctctgtgtagccctggctgtcctggatctcaatctgtagaccaggatggcctcgaactcacagagatccacctgtctctgtcccccgagtgctgggactaaaggtgtgcactctGCAAGAGGGACTTACAGCAGTATCATCATGAGCATCTTACAGATGAGGGGACCAGGCTCAGAGCCTGACATACTCATGGCCACAGAGCACATGGGCAGCAAGGTCTGGATCGGCACCTGTGGTACTGGTCAGGCACCTGTTGTGACAGCCAGCAGGCTCTTGTCACTTTGAGTTTTCCAGCTACCCAACTCTAAATGAACTCTTTAGGGTCAGGCTGTCAGCCTAAAGCCTCCCTCTGTGACTCCATGCCccatctgtgagctccaggaggGATGAAGAACATTATCTTTGATTCCCCGCTGCATCTCCCTATACCCAGGTACACTGCAGGTGCTTAATAAGTGC
This Peromyscus leucopus breed LL Stock chromosome 8b, UCI_PerLeu_2.1, whole genome shotgun sequence DNA region includes the following protein-coding sequences:
- the Otop3 gene encoding proton channel OTOP3, whose product is MASQTSAPAQVAPLSSSEAATTEVAPTCDQADMATTHLGAGPPCPPKQKSWLARHFPLLLRRDRQAQKAGQLFSGLLALNVVFLGGAFICSMIFNSVAVTLGDVWILLAALKVLSLFWLLYYMVGTTRKPHAVLYRDPHAGPIWVRGSLVLFGSCTICLNVFRMGYDVSHIHCKSEVELIFPVIEIIFMSVQTWVLWRHCKDCVQVQTNFTRCGLMLTLATNLLLWILAVTNDSMHQEIEAELDALMEKFSGNETNTCMCLNATVCEVFQKGYLMLYPFSTEYCLICCAVLFVMWKNVGRRLAAHSGAHPNRPPFRLHGAIFGPLLGLLALVAGVCVFVLFQIEASGPDIARQYFTLYYAFYVVVLPAMSLACLAGTIMHRLEERELDTLKNPTRSLDVVLLMGAALGQMGIAYFSLVAIVATQPHELLNQLILAYSLLLILQHITQNLFIIEGLHRRPLWEPVLPDVMGKQDAELPRRGSLRDLGQDLRRASRAYIHSYSHLNWKRRMLKEISLFLILCNITLWMMPAFGIHPEFENGLEKDFYGYRTWFTIVNFGLPLGVFYRMHSVGGLVEVYLGA